The Vigna unguiculata cultivar IT97K-499-35 chromosome 6, ASM411807v1, whole genome shotgun sequence genome contains a region encoding:
- the LOC114188351 gene encoding opioid growth factor receptor-like: MNRLGGPDKSNESIEPNDSKNSSEPDDPNGAGGPNDQMSQVGPKTRMGQAGSKNRTDQAGPKTRTGQVRQPKDPNESGKPKDLDEPNGLEDPDGADDLDGSGDPDGPNDPDRSDDLHGPYDPDGHNDERVGRPGWAR, from the exons atgaaccgGTTAGGCGGGCCCGACAAATCGAACGAGTCAATTGAGCCCAATGATTCAAAAAATTCAAGTGAGCCCGATGATCCGAACGGGGCAGGCGGGCCCAATGACCAGATGAGCcaggtgggcccgaagacccgaatggGTCAAGCGGGCTCGAAGAACCGAACGGATCAGGcaggcccaaagacccgaacaGGTCAG GTCAGGcagcccaaagacccgaacgagTCAGGCAAGCCCAAAGACCTAGACGAACCCAACGGGCTCGAAGACCCAGATGGGGCAGATGACCTGGACGGGTCCGGCGACCCAGACGGGCCAAACGACCCGGACAGGTCTGACGACCTACAtgggccttacgacccggatgggcacAACGACGAACGAGTcggacgacccggatgggcccgatga
- the LOC114187735 gene encoding protein FAR1-RELATED SEQUENCE 3-like isoform X1, with protein sequence MDVQVINAEGSGHQTKADNGDAEPSDSEVNNTEKYGTHAEDGISEPYVGMEFDTVDVAKAFYIEYARHMGFSSKVGPYGHSKIDGENYREFVCGREGLRKGLNESCNAMIRIELKGQNKWVVTKLVKEHTHSLFSSSKAYNNHPSKHFSSVGRTMPETYQGVGLVPSGVMYVSMDGNRVSNQNTRGMKNIHTTPAERSHPVKNSSLVNYTVRPSLPNRTLGRDAHNLLEYFKKMQAENPGFFYAIQLDEDNRMSNVFWADARSRTAYSYYGDTVHLDTTYKVNQYRVPFAPFTGVNHHGQMVLFGCALLLDDSEASYLWLLKTFLTAMNDCQPVSITTDQDRALQTAVSQVLPQTRHCISKWHILREGQEKLAHVCLAHPNFQVELYNCINLTETIDEFESFWNCIIDKYELRRNDWLQSLYNARAHWVPAFFRSSFFAALSPTQGFDGSFFDGYVNQQTTLPLFFRQYERALESWIEKEIEADFETVCTTPVLKTPSPMEKQVANLYTRKIFSKFQDELVETFVYTANRIEGDGPNSIFRVAKFEDDQKAYTVSLNHSELKANCSCQMFEYSGILCRHILTVFTVTNVLTLPPHYILKRWTRNAKSSAGLDEHTGESHAQESLTARYSNLCKEAIRYAEEGAVTVETYNAAISGIREGGKKVANVKRSVAKVSPPNNVASGTAYDDRKTTTPTSDTTPLLWPRQDEITRRFNLNDAGGPVQSVADLNLPRMAPVSLHRDDGPSENMVVLPCLKSMTWVMENKNSTPGNKVAVINLKLQDYSRVPSTESEVKFHLSRVTLEPMLKSMAYISEQLSTPANKVAVINLKLQDTETTSGESEVKFQVSRDTLGAMLRSMAYIREQLSHADDAHLEPVSKKHKK encoded by the exons ATGGATGTTCAAGTGATAAATGCGGAAGGAAGTGGTCATCAGACAAAGGCAGATAATGGGGATGCAGAACCAAGTGACAGTGAAGTTAATAATACTGAAAAGTATGGAACTCATGCGGAGGATGGGATTTCTGAGCCATATGTGGGTATGGAATTTGACACTGTAGATGTTGCTAAGGCATTTTATATTGAGTATGCTAGACACATGGGCTTTAGCTCTAAAGTTGGCCCATATGGTCACTCTAAAATTGATGGGGAAAATTATAGGGAGTTTGTATGTGGTAGGGAAGGTTTAAGAAAAGGACTAAATGAAAGTTGCAATGCAATGATTAGGATCGAGCTAAAGGGTCAAAATAAATGGGTGGTAACAAAATTAGTGAAGGAGCATACTCATTCCCTGTTCAGTTCCAGTAAGGCATACAATAATCATCCAAGTAAGCATTTTTCTAGTGTTGGAAGGACAATGCCTGAAACTTATCAAGGAGTGGGTCTTGTTCCTAGTGGTGTTATGTATGTATCTATGGATGGGAATCGTGTTTCGAATCAGAATACTCGTGGGATGAAGAATATTCATACCACTCCTGCTGAACGAAGTCACCCGGTTAAAAATTCCTCATTGGTGAATTATACTGTTAGGCCTTCTTTGCCAAACCGGACATTGGGGAGGGATGCTCATAATCTGCTGGAGTACTTTAAAAAGATGCAGGCTGAGAATCCTGGTTTCTTCTATGCTATACAACTTGATGAAGACAATCGAATGTCTAATGTCTTCTGGGCAGATGCAAGATCAAGGACAGCATACAGTTATTACGGTGACACAGTTCATCTTGACACAACTTACAAAGTAAATCAATATAGAGTGCCATTTGCTCCTTTTACTGGGGTAAATCATCATGGTCAAATGGTTTTGTTTGGTTGTGCACTGCTTTTGGATGATTCTGAGGCATCTTATTTATGGCTGTTGAAGACATTTCTGACGGCAATGAATGATTGTCAGCCTGTCTCTATAACTACTGATCAAGATAGAGCCTTGCAGACAGCAGTTTCTCAAGTTCTCCCACAAACCCGCCACTGTATTAGCAAGTGGCATATCTTGAGAGAAGGTCAAGAAAAGTTGGCCCATGTATGTCTTGCACATCCAAATTTTCAGGTTGAACTTTATAATTGTATTAACTTGACAGAAACCATTGATGAGTTTGAGTCATTTTGGAATTGCATCATTGATAAATATGAACTCAGAAGAAATGATTGGCTTCAGTCATTATATAATGCTCGTGCTCATTGGGTTCCAGCATTCTTCCGCAGTTCGTTTTTTGCAGCACTCTCTCCTACTCAAGGTTTTGATGGTTCTTTTTTTGATGGTTATGTCAACCAACAGACGACATTGCCATTGTTCTTCAGGCAGTACGAAAGAGCTTTAGAGAGCTGGATTGAAAAGGAAATAGAAGCAGATTTTGAGACAGTTTGCACTACCCCAGTTTTGAAGACACCTTCACCAATGGAGAAACAGGTTGCTAATCTTTATacgagaaaaatattttccaagtTTCAAGATGAGCTTGTTGAAACTTTTGTTTATACTGCAAATAGAATTGAaggagatggaccaaatagcaTATTTAGAGTTGCAAAATTTGAGGATGATCAGAAGGCATACACGGTCTCATTAAACCATTCTGAGTTGAAAGCTAATTGTAGTTGCCAAATGTTTGAATATTCAGGCATCCTTTGCAGACATATTTTAACAGTTTTCACTGTGACAAATGTACTTACATTACCACCCCATTACATCTTGAAACGTTGGACAAGAAATGCAAAAAGCAGTGCCGGATTGGATGAACATACCGGTGAATCACATGCGCAGGAGTCTTTGACAGCAAGATATAGCAATCTATGTAAGGAAGCCATCAGATACGCTGAGGAAGGGGCAGTAACTGTGGAAACATATAATGCTGCAATAAGTGGTATTAGAGAAGGTGGAAAGAAGGTTGCTAATGTGAAAAGAAGTGTTGCCAAAGTCTCTCCTCCTAACAATGTGGCCAGTGGGACTGCATATGATGACAGGAAAACTACCACTCCAACTTCAGATACAACTCCTCTTTTATGGCCACGGCAAGATGAGATAACGAGGAGGTTTAATCTTAATGATGCTGGTGGTCCTGTTCAATCAGTTGCTGATCTAAACTTGCCACGGATGGCCCCAGTCTCTCTTCATCGTGATGATGGTCCATCTGAAAACATG GTAGTTCTTCCATGCCTAAAATCAATGACATGGGTAATGGAGAACAAGAACTCAACTCCAGGGAATAAAGTAGCTGTTATCAATCTTAAG TTGCAAGATTATAGCAGGGTTCCATCCACAGAATCTGAGGTTAAGTTTCATCTTTCTAGAGTTACTTTGGAACCAATGTTGAAGTCTATGGCTTACATCAGTGAACAGCTCTCAACACCAGCTAATAAGGTTGCAGTAATAAATCTCAAG CTTCAAGATACTGAGACAACCTCTGGTGAGTCAGAAGTGAAGTTTCAGGTGTCCCGGGATACATTGGGTGCTATGCTACGATCAATGGCCTATATCCGTGAGCAGCTTTCTCATGCT GACGATGCACATTTAGAACCTGTATCCAAGAAGCATAAGAAGTAA
- the LOC114187264 gene encoding protein SIEVE ELEMENT OCCLUSION B-like encodes MSESGSNSSNVQQGMQKQKKQNPFEFNHDKILEDVYRTHFHCLEKCDAESLHTVASNVLNQSMDITEKVIAKSEQPMDRFREDTTITSQQLAVKLKRIAYLMICTPRGEYPVHCTTMLILEQLKHYSWDAKVLIVQAAFALEYGKFLYLLPLIAPCQQFESSFADLHGLLMVPQNTKQLTHFNSVVKKVMQVVECITEWKKLVSAGHDIRDVPSLAETLQEIPVVVYWAIFTFVSCTGEINDLTDNKYQRHELSTELEKKLDPIVGEFKELLRKCINEIERIEDFTSRKNIVTRGRDIVKVLKALLICGDKRDLKQNVYYIGLTEEQVKLEEFKKKYVLLFISGLENVKEDIQLLNSINEKLKEKAREVENYRSEDFKILWIPIVDKWNDERIKKLQNNLRDTKFGWYVVKYLNFETSLKLIKEMLKYEGKHVITLMNPQGKVENFDAKQIISQWGIDGFPFRTSDQIRLSQQWKWFWSEITKFNKAIENSSEEEDCYLLIYGGSDKKWVEELTTGMEAVKKEVEKTNLDSNITIESFELGKEDTKAVPRFWIAIDSLLTSRKVEVKNEFATNEIKRLLFLKQDPKGWAILSKGKNVRLLGHGEAMCRTVKEFDTWREKLSSVSFDVAFTDHYRGIKDKDGSKKCEENVICYGHSTDIVERITCPKKDCRRPMEVTSVNFKCCHQQGQ; translated from the exons ATGTCTGAGTCAGGTTCAAATAGTAGTAATGTGCAGCAAGGGATGCAGAAACAGAAGAAGCAAAATCCATTTGAATTCAATCACGACAAGATCCTGGAGGATGTTTACAGAACACATTTCCATTGTCTTGAAAAGTGTGATGCAGAATCTCTTCACACCGTTGCCTCAAATGTTCTCAACCAGTCCATGGATATCACAGAGAAGGTGATTGCTAAG AGTGAGCAACCCATGGATCGGTTCAGAGAAGACACCACCATAACTTCCCAACAACTTGCTGTCAAACTGAAACGAATAGCGTATCTG ATGATATGCACACCTCGTGGTGAATATCCAGTGCATTGCACAACGATGTTGATTCTGGAGCAGCTCAAACATTATTCTTGGGATGCAAAAGTGCTCATAGTTCAAGCAGCTTTTGCCCTTGAATATGGAAAATTCTTGTACCTTCTACCTCTGATAGCCCCATGCCAGCAGTTTGAAAGTTCATTTGCAGATTTGCATGGACTTCTAATGGTTCCACAAAACACAAAGCAGCTCACTCACTTCAACAGTGTGGTGAAGAAGGTGATGCAGGTGGTTGAATGCATCACTGAGTGGAAGAAGCTTGTTAGTGCAGGACACGACATAAGGGATGTTCCTTCATTGGCAGAAACTTTGCAAGAGATCCCTGTTGTTGTGTACTGGGCCATCTTTACCTTTGTCTCTTGCACCGGTGAAATCAATGACTTAACTGATAACAA GTATCAAAGACATGAATTATCGACTGAATTAGAGAAGAAGCTTGACCCCATTGTAGGAGAATTTAAAGAACTTCTGAGAAAGTGTATCAACGAGATAG AAAGAATAGAGGACTTCACGAGCCGTAAGAATATTGTGACTCGTGGTAGAGATATTGTAAAGGTTTTGAAAGCACTCCTAATTTGTGGAGATAAGAGGGATTTAAAGCAGAATGTGTATTATATTGGCCTCACTGAAGAACAG GTTAAACTGGAAGAATTTAAAAAGAAGtatgttttattattcatttcGGGTCTTGAAAATGTTAAAGAGGACATTCAACTTTTAAACTCAATAAACGAGAAGttgaaggagaaagcaagagAAGTAGAAAATTATCGAAGTGAAGACTTCAAGATTTTGTGGATCCCTATTGTGGATAAGTGGAACGACGAACGTATAAAAAAGCTACAAAATAATTTACGTGATACTAAGTTTGGGTGGTACGTggttaaatatttgaattttgaaacaaGCCTCAAGTTAATTAAGGAGATGCTAAAATACGAGGGAAAACATGTAATCACATTGATGAATCCTCAAGGTAAAGTGGAAAATTTTGATGCAAAGCAAATTATATCTCAGTGGGGCATCGATGGGTTTCCCTTTAGAACTTCTGATCAAATCAGACTTAGTCAACAATGGAAGTGGTTTTGGTCTGAAATCACCAAATTCAACAAAGCAATAGAGAACTCG AGCGAAGAAGAGGATTGTTATCTGTTAATATATGGAGGGTCAGACAAAAAGTGGGTTGAAGAATTGACAACAGGCATGGAAGCAGTGAAGAAGGAGGTTGAGAAAACGAACTTGGACTCAAACATCACAATAGAATCATTTGAACTAGGAAAGGAAGACACCAAAGCTGTTCCACGCTTTTGGATTGCCATTGATAGCTTGCTTACAAGCAGGAAAGTAGAAGTGAAGAATGAGTTTGCAACAAATGAAATTAAGAGGTTGTTGTTCCTCAAACAAGATCCCAAGGGATGGGCCATTCTAAGTAAAGGGAAAAATGTGAGGCTTCTAGGTCACGGTGAGGCCATGTGTCGCACAGTCAAAGAATTCGACACGTGGCGTGAGAAATTAAGTTCAGTGAGCTTTGACGTGGCTTTCACAGACCACTACAGGGGAATCAAGGATAAAGATGGTTCCAAAAAATGTGAAGAAAATGTAATTTGTTATGGTCACTCAACGGATATAGTGGAACGTATAACGTGTCCCAAAAAGGATTGTCGGCGTCCAATGGAGGTAACTTCTGTTAATTTCAAGTGTTGTCATCAACAGGGCCAATAG
- the LOC114187735 gene encoding protein FAR1-RELATED SEQUENCE 3-like isoform X2 — protein sequence MEFDTVDVAKAFYIEYARHMGFSSKVGPYGHSKIDGENYREFVCGREGLRKGLNESCNAMIRIELKGQNKWVVTKLVKEHTHSLFSSSKAYNNHPSKHFSSVGRTMPETYQGVGLVPSGVMYVSMDGNRVSNQNTRGMKNIHTTPAERSHPVKNSSLVNYTVRPSLPNRTLGRDAHNLLEYFKKMQAENPGFFYAIQLDEDNRMSNVFWADARSRTAYSYYGDTVHLDTTYKVNQYRVPFAPFTGVNHHGQMVLFGCALLLDDSEASYLWLLKTFLTAMNDCQPVSITTDQDRALQTAVSQVLPQTRHCISKWHILREGQEKLAHVCLAHPNFQVELYNCINLTETIDEFESFWNCIIDKYELRRNDWLQSLYNARAHWVPAFFRSSFFAALSPTQGFDGSFFDGYVNQQTTLPLFFRQYERALESWIEKEIEADFETVCTTPVLKTPSPMEKQVANLYTRKIFSKFQDELVETFVYTANRIEGDGPNSIFRVAKFEDDQKAYTVSLNHSELKANCSCQMFEYSGILCRHILTVFTVTNVLTLPPHYILKRWTRNAKSSAGLDEHTGESHAQESLTARYSNLCKEAIRYAEEGAVTVETYNAAISGIREGGKKVANVKRSVAKVSPPNNVASGTAYDDRKTTTPTSDTTPLLWPRQDEITRRFNLNDAGGPVQSVADLNLPRMAPVSLHRDDGPSENMVVLPCLKSMTWVMENKNSTPGNKVAVINLKLQDYSRVPSTESEVKFHLSRVTLEPMLKSMAYISEQLSTPANKVAVINLKLQDTETTSGESEVKFQVSRDTLGAMLRSMAYIREQLSHADDAHLEPVSKKHKK from the exons ATGGAATTTGACACTGTAGATGTTGCTAAGGCATTTTATATTGAGTATGCTAGACACATGGGCTTTAGCTCTAAAGTTGGCCCATATGGTCACTCTAAAATTGATGGGGAAAATTATAGGGAGTTTGTATGTGGTAGGGAAGGTTTAAGAAAAGGACTAAATGAAAGTTGCAATGCAATGATTAGGATCGAGCTAAAGGGTCAAAATAAATGGGTGGTAACAAAATTAGTGAAGGAGCATACTCATTCCCTGTTCAGTTCCAGTAAGGCATACAATAATCATCCAAGTAAGCATTTTTCTAGTGTTGGAAGGACAATGCCTGAAACTTATCAAGGAGTGGGTCTTGTTCCTAGTGGTGTTATGTATGTATCTATGGATGGGAATCGTGTTTCGAATCAGAATACTCGTGGGATGAAGAATATTCATACCACTCCTGCTGAACGAAGTCACCCGGTTAAAAATTCCTCATTGGTGAATTATACTGTTAGGCCTTCTTTGCCAAACCGGACATTGGGGAGGGATGCTCATAATCTGCTGGAGTACTTTAAAAAGATGCAGGCTGAGAATCCTGGTTTCTTCTATGCTATACAACTTGATGAAGACAATCGAATGTCTAATGTCTTCTGGGCAGATGCAAGATCAAGGACAGCATACAGTTATTACGGTGACACAGTTCATCTTGACACAACTTACAAAGTAAATCAATATAGAGTGCCATTTGCTCCTTTTACTGGGGTAAATCATCATGGTCAAATGGTTTTGTTTGGTTGTGCACTGCTTTTGGATGATTCTGAGGCATCTTATTTATGGCTGTTGAAGACATTTCTGACGGCAATGAATGATTGTCAGCCTGTCTCTATAACTACTGATCAAGATAGAGCCTTGCAGACAGCAGTTTCTCAAGTTCTCCCACAAACCCGCCACTGTATTAGCAAGTGGCATATCTTGAGAGAAGGTCAAGAAAAGTTGGCCCATGTATGTCTTGCACATCCAAATTTTCAGGTTGAACTTTATAATTGTATTAACTTGACAGAAACCATTGATGAGTTTGAGTCATTTTGGAATTGCATCATTGATAAATATGAACTCAGAAGAAATGATTGGCTTCAGTCATTATATAATGCTCGTGCTCATTGGGTTCCAGCATTCTTCCGCAGTTCGTTTTTTGCAGCACTCTCTCCTACTCAAGGTTTTGATGGTTCTTTTTTTGATGGTTATGTCAACCAACAGACGACATTGCCATTGTTCTTCAGGCAGTACGAAAGAGCTTTAGAGAGCTGGATTGAAAAGGAAATAGAAGCAGATTTTGAGACAGTTTGCACTACCCCAGTTTTGAAGACACCTTCACCAATGGAGAAACAGGTTGCTAATCTTTATacgagaaaaatattttccaagtTTCAAGATGAGCTTGTTGAAACTTTTGTTTATACTGCAAATAGAATTGAaggagatggaccaaatagcaTATTTAGAGTTGCAAAATTTGAGGATGATCAGAAGGCATACACGGTCTCATTAAACCATTCTGAGTTGAAAGCTAATTGTAGTTGCCAAATGTTTGAATATTCAGGCATCCTTTGCAGACATATTTTAACAGTTTTCACTGTGACAAATGTACTTACATTACCACCCCATTACATCTTGAAACGTTGGACAAGAAATGCAAAAAGCAGTGCCGGATTGGATGAACATACCGGTGAATCACATGCGCAGGAGTCTTTGACAGCAAGATATAGCAATCTATGTAAGGAAGCCATCAGATACGCTGAGGAAGGGGCAGTAACTGTGGAAACATATAATGCTGCAATAAGTGGTATTAGAGAAGGTGGAAAGAAGGTTGCTAATGTGAAAAGAAGTGTTGCCAAAGTCTCTCCTCCTAACAATGTGGCCAGTGGGACTGCATATGATGACAGGAAAACTACCACTCCAACTTCAGATACAACTCCTCTTTTATGGCCACGGCAAGATGAGATAACGAGGAGGTTTAATCTTAATGATGCTGGTGGTCCTGTTCAATCAGTTGCTGATCTAAACTTGCCACGGATGGCCCCAGTCTCTCTTCATCGTGATGATGGTCCATCTGAAAACATG GTAGTTCTTCCATGCCTAAAATCAATGACATGGGTAATGGAGAACAAGAACTCAACTCCAGGGAATAAAGTAGCTGTTATCAATCTTAAG TTGCAAGATTATAGCAGGGTTCCATCCACAGAATCTGAGGTTAAGTTTCATCTTTCTAGAGTTACTTTGGAACCAATGTTGAAGTCTATGGCTTACATCAGTGAACAGCTCTCAACACCAGCTAATAAGGTTGCAGTAATAAATCTCAAG CTTCAAGATACTGAGACAACCTCTGGTGAGTCAGAAGTGAAGTTTCAGGTGTCCCGGGATACATTGGGTGCTATGCTACGATCAATGGCCTATATCCGTGAGCAGCTTTCTCATGCT GACGATGCACATTTAGAACCTGTATCCAAGAAGCATAAGAAGTAA